Proteins from a single region of Runella sp. SP2:
- a CDS encoding arabinofuranosidase catalytic domain-containing protein — translation MMTAIAGVLGSRKAGFLLDSIVPTGQTFSAYMTSLGLVGAWSPSRKLTSTYTGDIIQLRRSSDSASLYYNAGTGEGVNSAQIITDIGSNSAFFAGLYDQSGGGRHLTQATAANQLQAVNAGVLQTINGKVCLKGTGSGTIKGQHNFAFSNTCTFIIACEVGVAQGISGRYVSCNANGGSDTTTNGFLLYETNTNNTVGTVYNSIPATVTTSGMAIVRVKRNGNTISVVVNGAGGVTTTTNGLTNFSLQNLALLSENGIGNYLNKRMGDVLFFNTAIPDADCVTLERNMGAWHGITVA, via the coding sequence ATGATGACAGCAATAGCGGGGGTTTTAGGCTCACGAAAAGCAGGTTTTCTTTTAGACTCAATTGTACCTACTGGGCAGACGTTTTCGGCGTACATGACTAGCTTAGGACTGGTGGGGGCTTGGAGTCCTTCACGAAAACTAACAAGCACTTATACGGGAGACATTATACAATTGAGACGTTCAAGTGATTCGGCTTCTTTGTATTATAATGCTGGTACAGGTGAGGGCGTCAATTCCGCTCAAATTATTACAGATATTGGAAGTAACAGCGCGTTTTTCGCAGGGTTATACGACCAGTCGGGAGGTGGACGACACTTGACGCAGGCCACGGCAGCCAATCAACTACAAGCCGTTAACGCTGGTGTCTTACAAACAATTAACGGTAAGGTTTGCCTCAAAGGTACAGGGTCTGGAACAATAAAAGGGCAACATAATTTTGCATTCTCAAATACTTGTACATTTATTATTGCCTGTGAAGTAGGGGTTGCACAAGGTATATCTGGACGCTATGTGTCTTGCAATGCAAATGGCGGGTCAGATACAACTACGAATGGTTTCCTTCTGTATGAAACGAATACCAATAATACAGTTGGAACAGTCTATAATAGCATCCCTGCAACAGTGACAACTAGCGGGATGGCTATTGTAAGAGTAAAAAGAAATGGGAATACAATCAGCGTAGTAGTTAATGGCGCGGGTGGTGTGACTACAACGACCAATGGATTGACAAATTTCTCACTTCAAAATCTTGCCCTACTCTCTGAAAATGGAATTGGGAATTATTTAAACAAGCGAATGGGAGACGTTCTATTTTTCAATACGGCAATCCCTGACGCGGACTGTGTAACCCTCGAACGAAATATGGGCGCTTGGCATGGCATTACCGTAGCGTAA